Proteins found in one Bacillus thermozeamaize genomic segment:
- a CDS encoding 1,4-dihydroxy-2-naphthoyl-CoA synthase yields MTYQDILYTKKDGVAWITINRPEVYNAFRSLTVRELIAAFRDAWDDNTIGVVVLTGAGDKAFCTGGDQKDRGGEGYTGTGGGLEGGIGLEVEGLHTVIRNIPKPVIAAVNGYAIGGGHVLHVICDLTIASDRAKFGQAGPRVGSYDAGFGTAYLARIVGEKKAREIWYLCEQYTAQEALEMGLVNKVVPHEKLMEEVENWCQKLLAKSPTALKMLKYSFNADSASIEGITQLSMASLAMFYRTEEAMEGRNAFIEKRTPDFSKFRK; encoded by the coding sequence ATGACGTATCAAGATATTCTTTATACCAAAAAAGATGGTGTGGCCTGGATCACGATTAACCGGCCGGAGGTGTACAACGCTTTTCGTTCCTTGACTGTCAGAGAACTCATTGCTGCTTTTCGCGATGCCTGGGATGACAATACCATTGGCGTCGTCGTGCTGACCGGTGCCGGCGACAAGGCGTTTTGTACAGGCGGGGATCAAAAAGATCGGGGCGGTGAAGGGTACACGGGCACAGGAGGCGGACTGGAAGGAGGCATTGGACTGGAGGTCGAAGGGTTGCACACCGTGATTCGCAACATTCCCAAACCGGTGATTGCCGCCGTCAACGGCTATGCGATTGGAGGGGGACATGTCCTTCACGTGATCTGCGATTTGACGATCGCTTCGGACAGAGCGAAGTTTGGCCAGGCAGGACCTCGCGTGGGGAGTTACGATGCCGGCTTTGGGACGGCGTACCTGGCACGGATCGTGGGCGAGAAAAAAGCGCGGGAAATTTGGTACCTCTGCGAGCAATACACGGCACAAGAGGCGTTGGAGATGGGGCTGGTGAACAAGGTGGTGCCGCACGAGAAATTGATGGAAGAGGTGGAGAACTGGTGTCAGAAACTCCTGGCCAAAAGCCCGACGGCGCTGAAGATGTTAAAGTACTCATTTAACGCCGACTCGGCCAGCATTGAAGGCATTACGCAGTTGTCCATGGCTTCCCTGGCCATGTTTTACCGGACGGAGGAAGCGATGGAAGGCCGGAATGCGTTTATCGAGAAACGCACCCCTGATTTTTCCAAATTTAGAAAGTAG
- a CDS encoding cyclohexanecarboxyl-CoA dehydrogenase: protein MLNFAFTEEQEQLRKTLREFAQKELLPNYTKWDREKTFPLETWKKMGQLGLTGLRVHSEYGGIGADCITTGIAAEEVGKGDFNAAYAVMLNGLIGEILQAHATEHVKKTWLQPMAEGNRLLAIAITEPGAGSDAARIKTRAVRKGDEYVISGEKSGISLARVAHAFLIFAKTDPDAGARGVSVFLVPRNSDGIEIQGYEDMGNVPIGRGSVFLDQVRVPVEYRIGAENQGFYQIMNGFDLSRVLIALQCIGAAEQTLTETMEHVKERHAFGQPLAKFEGVSFPIAETHTWLEMARWLCYRTLWLRDQGLSHTKEAAMCKWIGPSIAAKAIHECLLLNGHYGYTKEMPIEQRLRDVIGLEIGDGTAQIQKIIIARELLGKEFKPY from the coding sequence ATGCTCAATTTTGCCTTTACGGAAGAACAGGAACAGTTGCGCAAGACACTGCGGGAATTTGCTCAGAAAGAACTGCTTCCGAATTATACAAAGTGGGACAGGGAGAAAACATTCCCGCTTGAAACATGGAAGAAGATGGGCCAACTCGGTCTGACAGGACTGCGCGTTCATTCTGAATACGGCGGCATTGGTGCAGACTGTATCACCACAGGGATTGCCGCAGAAGAGGTTGGCAAGGGGGACTTTAATGCCGCTTACGCTGTGATGCTAAACGGGCTTATTGGTGAAATTTTGCAGGCACATGCAACAGAGCATGTGAAAAAAACATGGCTTCAGCCGATGGCTGAGGGAAACCGGCTCCTTGCCATTGCCATCACCGAACCGGGAGCCGGTTCGGATGCTGCAAGGATCAAGACGCGTGCCGTTCGTAAAGGAGATGAGTACGTCATCTCGGGAGAAAAATCAGGCATTTCACTTGCACGGGTCGCCCATGCCTTCCTGATCTTTGCCAAAACAGATCCGGATGCAGGAGCCCGGGGTGTCAGTGTGTTTCTGGTGCCGCGAAATAGTGACGGGATTGAGATTCAGGGGTATGAGGATATGGGGAATGTGCCGATTGGGAGGGGTTCTGTCTTTCTCGATCAGGTTCGCGTCCCCGTTGAATACAGGATTGGTGCAGAGAATCAAGGATTTTACCAGATCATGAATGGGTTTGATTTAAGCCGGGTCCTGATTGCCCTGCAGTGTATCGGGGCAGCCGAGCAGACCTTGACGGAAACCATGGAGCATGTCAAGGAACGTCATGCATTTGGCCAGCCGCTGGCCAAGTTTGAAGGCGTGTCCTTTCCGATCGCTGAAACCCACACCTGGCTGGAGATGGCCAGATGGCTGTGTTACCGGACGTTGTGGCTGCGTGATCAAGGATTGTCACATACCAAAGAGGCGGCCATGTGCAAATGGATCGGTCCTTCGATTGCCGCCAAGGCCATTCACGAGTGCCTGCTTTTGAACGGACATTACGGCTACACAAAAGAAATGCCGATTGAGCAGCGTTTGCGGGATGTCATCGGTCTGGAAATCGGCGATGGAACAGCCCAGATACAAAAAATCATTATAGCAAGAGAACTATTGGGAAAAGAATTTAAGCCTTATTAA
- a CDS encoding 2-hydroxycyclohexanecarboxyl-CoA dehydrogenase, protein MRLKDKVCIVTGGGRGIGEAICKKLASEGAKVVVADLLLDHAQATAGAIHQDGGNAMAIKVDVTILEDVEKMVEQTKQTFGRIDVLVNNAGWDKVEPFLDSTEETWDKVLAINLKGVFYTCKTVLPIMIEQGYGKVVNIGSDAGRVGSSGEAVYAAAKGGVIAFSKTLAREMARHKINVNVVCPGPADTPLFQEISSYNPKIADALERAIPLRRLAQPEDIAHAVCYFASDEAAYVTGQTLSVSGGLTMV, encoded by the coding sequence ATGAGGCTAAAAGATAAGGTATGCATTGTGACTGGAGGAGGCAGAGGTATCGGGGAAGCCATTTGCAAGAAGCTGGCAAGTGAAGGGGCAAAAGTGGTGGTTGCCGACCTGTTGTTGGATCATGCGCAAGCCACAGCCGGTGCCATCCATCAAGATGGCGGGAACGCCATGGCGATCAAAGTGGATGTGACAATCCTGGAAGATGTGGAGAAAATGGTTGAGCAAACAAAACAGACGTTTGGGCGCATTGATGTGTTGGTGAACAATGCCGGTTGGGACAAGGTGGAACCCTTTTTGGACAGCACCGAGGAGACTTGGGACAAGGTATTGGCCATCAACCTGAAGGGCGTTTTTTACACATGCAAGACCGTATTGCCCATCATGATCGAACAGGGTTACGGGAAGGTCGTCAATATTGGATCGGATGCCGGGCGGGTCGGTTCCAGCGGAGAAGCCGTGTATGCTGCGGCAAAAGGCGGCGTGATTGCGTTTTCCAAAACATTGGCGAGAGAAATGGCCCGCCACAAGATCAACGTCAATGTGGTCTGTCCGGGTCCGGCAGATACCCCTTTGTTTCAGGAAATTTCCTCTTACAATCCGAAAATTGCGGACGCGCTTGAGAGAGCCATCCCGTTGCGCCGGCTGGCTCAGCCGGAAGACATCGCACATGCCGTTTGTTATTTTGCATCGGATGAGGCTGCTTATGTCACGGGTCAGACACTGAGCGTTTCCGGCGGTTTAACCATGGTGTAG